In Candidatus Promineifilum breve, one genomic interval encodes:
- a CDS encoding ABC transporter permease: MTTTTTTTTSRNKWRHLLRNPVTIKELRSRMRGRRAFVVLTLYLLLLSGVVSFVYLTVVAGSSVPGGTNAAYTVGKAVFGAVIGVQVVLVTFIGPAFTAGAISGERERQTFDLLRTTLLSAHSFVLGKLVSALSYIFLLVLVSIPIQSIAFLLGGLSPVELVLSQLVILVAAVTYALYGLWCSAAMRSTLSATVATFGGMLVLVFVVPLLALFFAVGVSFPLGTSAAPSPLLQMALIEGALALIATNLPATLIASEIILLQEDALLAYTQLVGTRTLLVISPWWLFIILHLIAAALLYRATVLRVRRVSDV; the protein is encoded by the coding sequence ATGACCACGACGACGACAACCACCACCAGCCGCAACAAATGGCGCCACCTGCTGCGCAATCCGGTGACGATCAAGGAATTGCGTAGCCGGATGCGCGGCCGGCGCGCCTTTGTCGTCCTGACCCTCTATCTGCTGTTACTCAGCGGCGTCGTCAGCTTCGTTTATCTGACGGTCGTGGCCGGCTCGTCGGTGCCCGGCGGAACGAACGCGGCCTACACCGTGGGCAAGGCGGTCTTTGGCGCAGTTATCGGCGTGCAGGTGGTCTTGGTCACCTTCATCGGCCCGGCCTTCACCGCCGGGGCCATCAGCGGCGAGCGCGAGCGGCAAACGTTCGACCTCTTGCGCACGACGTTGCTCTCGGCCCACTCGTTTGTCCTGGGCAAACTCGTCTCGGCGCTCAGCTACATTTTCCTGCTGGTGCTGGTCTCCATTCCCATCCAGAGTATCGCCTTTCTGCTGGGCGGGCTTTCGCCGGTGGAATTGGTGTTGTCCCAGTTAGTCATCCTGGTGGCGGCCGTCACCTACGCCCTCTACGGTCTGTGGTGTTCGGCGGCCATGCGCTCGACCCTGTCGGCGACCGTGGCGACCTTCGGCGGGATGCTGGTGCTGGTCTTCGTCGTGCCGTTACTGGCCCTCTTCTTCGCCGTCGGGGTGAGCTTTCCCCTGGGTACGTCGGCCGCGCCCAGCCCTCTGCTACAGATGGCCCTGATCGAGGGCGCGCTGGCGTTGATAGCCACGAACTTACCGGCGACGCTGATCGCCAGCGAGATCATCCTGCTGCAAGAGGACGCGCTGCTGGCTTACACCCAGCTTGTGGGCACCCGAACGCTTCTCGTCATTTCGCCGTGGTGGCTGTTCATAATCCTCCACCTCATCGCCGCCGCCCTGCTCTATCGGGCCACGGTGCTGCGCGTGCGCCGGGTGAGCGACGTATGA
- a CDS encoding ABC transporter ATP-binding protein, giving the protein MTAIIELRDLTKRYGDLLAVDSLNLSIEEGAVFGFIGPNGAGKTTTMRILTTLLRPTEGEARIGGHSVTTEPQAVRRLIGYMPDFFGVYEDMKVWEYLDFFAACYDVPAAARPPMIDDLLALVDLGHKRDAYVETLSRGMKQRLCLARTLTHDPQVLILDEPASGLDPRARIEMRELLRELQRMGKTIFFSSHILAEVADICTSLGIIENGRLVAAGGVADMMRRLRAHRRVNVRFVPGAAVDLAALAVGLGGEAGVLAATAGDESAADTLRLDFDGDDAALSGLLARLVGRGLPVLSFSEERDDLEDVFMHLTRGAAD; this is encoded by the coding sequence ATGACAGCCATCATCGAACTGCGCGACCTGACCAAGCGCTACGGCGACCTGCTGGCCGTCGATAGCCTGAACCTGAGCATCGAGGAGGGGGCGGTGTTCGGCTTCATCGGCCCCAACGGCGCGGGCAAGACGACGACGATGCGCATCCTGACCACCCTGCTGCGGCCGACCGAGGGCGAGGCGCGCATCGGCGGCCACTCCGTCACCACCGAGCCGCAGGCCGTGCGCCGCCTCATCGGCTACATGCCCGACTTCTTCGGCGTCTACGAGGATATGAAGGTCTGGGAATATCTCGACTTCTTCGCCGCCTGCTACGACGTTCCCGCCGCCGCCCGCCCGCCGATGATCGATGACCTGCTGGCGTTGGTCGATCTGGGCCACAAGCGCGACGCTTACGTGGAAACATTGAGCCGGGGGATGAAGCAGCGCCTCTGCCTGGCGCGCACACTGACCCACGATCCCCAGGTGCTCATCCTCGACGAACCGGCCAGCGGCCTCGACCCGCGCGCGCGGATCGAGATGCGCGAACTGCTGCGCGAATTGCAGCGCATGGGCAAGACCATCTTCTTCTCGTCCCACATCCTGGCTGAGGTGGCCGACATCTGCACCAGCCTGGGCATCATCGAGAACGGCCGGCTGGTGGCCGCCGGCGGCGTGGCCGACATGATGCGCCGCCTGCGCGCCCACCGGCGCGTGAACGTGCGCTTTGTGCCCGGCGCGGCGGTCGATTTGGCCGCGCTGGCCGTGGGACTGGGCGGCGAGGCCGGGGTCCTGGCCGCGACGGCCGGGGATGAGTCGGCGGCGGACACGTTGCGCCTGGATTTCGACGGCGACGACGCGGCCCTGAGCGGCTTGTTGGCCCGGCTGGTCGGCCGCGGCCTGCCCGTCCTCTCGTTCAGCGAGGAGCGGGATGATCTGGAAGACGTCTTCATGCACCTGACGCGGGGAGCGGCCGATTAG
- a CDS encoding uracil-DNA glycosylase has protein sequence MPHYRAFVDRLSATPAAPSLFNPYAGDDAAANGRRANLALYLRRMAERRPSLLLVGEAPGHRGCRRTGVPFTSPAILLAEPSPFGLFGAAAGFVSPPLADSPRGEATATILWSALTDLMILPLLWNALPFHPHRPDAPASNRTPTAAELALGRAALLDLLALYPVEQVVAVGGKAAGALAKWGIDAARVRHPGHGGKHAFRRELAAVLAGV, from the coding sequence ATGCCCCACTACCGCGCCTTCGTCGATCGCCTAAGCGCCACGCCAGCCGCGCCGTCGCTCTTCAACCCCTACGCCGGCGACGACGCGGCGGCGAACGGTCGGCGGGCGAATCTGGCGCTCTACTTGCGCCGCATGGCCGAGCGGCGGCCGTCCCTCCTGCTCGTCGGCGAAGCCCCCGGCCATCGCGGTTGTCGCCGCACGGGCGTGCCCTTCACTAGCCCGGCGATCCTGCTGGCCGAGCCGTCGCCGTTTGGCTTGTTCGGCGCGGCGGCCGGCTTCGTCTCGCCGCCGCTGGCCGATTCCCCCAGAGGCGAGGCGACGGCCACGATCCTGTGGTCGGCGCTCACCGACCTGATGATACTGCCGCTGTTGTGGAACGCGCTGCCGTTTCATCCCCACCGGCCGGACGCGCCTGCTTCCAACCGCACGCCAACGGCGGCCGAATTAGCGTTGGGCCGGGCAGCGTTGCTTGATTTATTGGCGCTTTACCCGGTGGAGCAAGTTGTGGCCGTGGGCGGCAAGGCGGCCGGGGCCTTGGCGAAGTGGGGAATCGACGCGGCCCGCGTGCGCCATCCGGGGCATGGCGGCAAGCACGCCTTCCGGCGGGAGTTGGCCGCCGTGCTGGCTGGGGTGTAA